One halophilic archaeon DL31 genomic region harbors:
- a CDS encoding hypothetical protein (KEGG: hla:Hlac_2762 hypothetical protein) gives MSDTDHLVLLVGSIQPYCTFSISRDERDTLLRHVTREMDKQRSDPTRDSIAPWLENLRPVIEESVSILRLDMSDHANLSTLLTQVMDSEGLLERFREATPQCYWCGDSADRQIDFHDYYLVLACSECLETIDSSDGHHLLQDLDPTISPSTTIDCLDTSTHQGTNEQQSTLLQFTTSD, from the coding sequence ATGAGTGACACTGATCATCTGGTTCTGCTCGTGGGATCGATCCAACCGTACTGCACGTTCTCGATCTCGCGGGACGAACGAGATACCCTTCTCCGGCATGTGACCAGAGAGATGGACAAGCAACGTTCAGATCCGACTAGGGACAGTATAGCACCGTGGTTGGAAAATCTGCGGCCCGTGATTGAGGAGTCCGTTTCGATACTCCGACTTGATATGTCGGACCACGCTAATCTGTCCACCCTCCTTACCCAGGTGATGGACTCGGAAGGCCTCCTGGAGCGGTTCCGGGAGGCAACTCCACAGTGTTACTGGTGTGGCGATTCTGCCGACCGGCAGATAGACTTCCATGACTACTATCTCGTATTGGCCTGTAGCGAGTGCCTCGAAACAATTGATTCGTCGGATGGCCACCATCTTCTGCAGGATCTCGATCCCACGATCAGTCCTTCGACGACAATCGACTGTCTGGATACCTCTACTCACCAGGGAACGAACGAACAACAGTCCACCCTACTACAATTCACCACCTCAGACTAA